A genomic region of Leptolyngbya sp. NIES-2104 contains the following coding sequences:
- a CDS encoding alpha/beta hydrolase, whose translation MHKRIQLNILGMGVFLAMSLALSSRASAIDTVTLVFNESRTSVPFSDFRRFVETGETQRTTLQSFFARIPNTSQAIRSTLTREIAIPRPLSERNFNNTIADFMLFQLSNALGSITVPDSLQPLRSALITSYRNNQSISILEVMSNYPINEMTVQLPRVERAYNRVNALAQRIPPALEANEFLFNLICNCPSASTLDRVASCP comes from the coding sequence ATGCATAAGAGAATACAGCTTAATATTTTAGGAATGGGTGTGTTTCTAGCGATGAGTCTTGCCTTGAGTTCTCGTGCTAGTGCGATCGACACCGTTACTTTAGTGTTTAACGAATCTCGTACCTCCGTTCCATTTAGCGATTTCCGCAGATTTGTCGAAACAGGTGAAACCCAGCGAACCACTTTACAAAGCTTTTTCGCCAGAATTCCCAATACTTCCCAAGCAATCCGATCCACGTTAACCCGTGAGATTGCGATTCCTCGTCCCTTGAGTGAGCGCAACTTTAACAATACGATCGCGGATTTTATGCTATTCCAACTCAGTAACGCTCTCGGTTCGATTACGGTTCCTGATAGCTTACAACCTTTGCGATCGGCATTAATCACTTCTTATCGAAATAATCAAAGCATCTCAATCCTGGAAGTAATGAGTAACTATCCGATCAACGAAATGACTGTACAGCTCCCTCGCGTCGAACGGGCTTACAACCGTGTCAATGCACTTGCACAGCGCATTCCTCCTGCTCTAGAAGCAAATGAATTTTTGTTTAATCTGATTTGTAATTGTCCATCCGCTTCGACTCTCGATCGCGTTGCAAGCTGTCCATAA
- a CDS encoding class I SAM-dependent methyltransferase yields MFWRKFGALVAIWLCLSLPALADDYQIRTNHDPDGIGKFYMGREIAEVMGHQGAGWLERSSRTSEEQPEKAIAALNLKPDSAIADIGAGTGYFSFRIAPQVGKVYAVDVQPEMIEILNDLKDEKKISNVEPILGTETDPNLPENSVDLALMVDAYHEFEYPKEMIAGIVRSLKPHGRVVLVEYRGENPFVFIKPLHKMTQKQARQEMTAAGLKYVETRNGLPQQHILIFEKAG; encoded by the coding sequence ATGTTTTGGAGAAAATTCGGGGCACTGGTGGCGATTTGGCTGTGTCTCAGTTTGCCTGCGTTGGCAGATGACTATCAGATTCGGACGAATCACGATCCGGATGGAATTGGTAAATTTTACATGGGACGTGAGATTGCCGAAGTAATGGGACATCAGGGCGCAGGATGGCTAGAACGATCGAGCCGCACTTCTGAAGAGCAACCCGAAAAAGCGATCGCGGCTCTAAATCTCAAACCCGATAGCGCGATCGCCGATATTGGAGCCGGAACCGGATATTTCAGTTTCCGAATTGCGCCACAAGTTGGAAAAGTGTATGCGGTTGATGTTCAGCCTGAAATGATCGAGATTTTGAACGATCTCAAAGATGAGAAAAAGATTTCAAACGTTGAGCCGATTTTAGGCACTGAGACTGATCCGAATTTGCCAGAAAATAGCGTCGATTTAGCATTGATGGTCGATGCGTATCATGAGTTTGAATATCCCAAGGAAATGATCGCGGGAATTGTGCGATCGCTAAAGCCTCACGGTCGAGTGGTTTTAGTCGAATACCGAGGCGAGAATCCATTTGTGTTTATCAAACCGCTGCATAAGATGACTCAAAAGCAAGCTCGTCAAGAAATGACCGCAGCAGGACTTAAATATGTGGAAACTCGAAATGGATTACCGCAGCAGCACATTTTGATTTTTGAAAAGGCAGGTTAG
- a CDS encoding IS3 family transposase (programmed frameshift) produces MSQNKRKQHSAQFKAKVALEAIKGEKTIAEIASHYSVHPTMIHNWKRQLLDGASELFERGAKSSAVEPETSAQVDELYRQIGKLQVERGFFSQQVGTIGLADRKALVDSEHPELSIVRQCELLGIARSSFYYQALPPSEEELAIMRLLDEQYLETPFYGSRKMTVFLQSRGYNVNRKRVQRLMREMGLYAIYPKPNTSKADPEHRIYPYLLRGLAITNANQVWCTDITYLPGAKGHFYLVAVMDWYSRKVLSWRISNTLEVAFCVEALDEALAGYPKPEIFNSDQGAQFTATAFIDCLQAAQINISMDGRGRCHDNIFIERLWRSLKYELIYLKSFENGQHLNQEVKHWFQWYNQVRPHQGLEYKTPNQVYCSSLKNVNMKEAKA; encoded by the exons ATGAGCCAAAACAAACGTAAACAACACAGCGCCCAGTTTAAAGCCAAAGTCGCCCTCGAAGCGATTAAAGGAGAAAAGACAATCGCGGAAATCGCGAGTCATTACAGCGTTCACCCCACGATGATCCACAACTGGAAACGGCAGCTTTTGGACGGTGCGAGTGAGTTGTTTGAACGCGGTGCGAAATCGAGTGCAGTGGAGCCAGAAACGAGCGCCCAAGTTGACGAGTTATATCGACAAATTGGCAAGTTGCAAGTGGAGCGAG GATTTTTTAGCCAACAGGTCGGCACGATTGGGCTTGCCGACCGAAAAGCCTTGGTAGATTCAGAGCATCCAGAGTTGAGCATTGTGCGTCAGTGTGAATTGTTGGGCATTGCGCGATCGAGTTTCTACTACCAAGCTTTGCCGCCGTCGGAAGAAGAACTGGCAATCATGCGGTTGCTCGACGAACAATACTTGGAAACGCCGTTTTACGGCAGTCGGAAAATGACGGTGTTTCTGCAATCGCGAGGGTACAACGTGAATCGAAAACGGGTGCAACGGTTGATGCGGGAGATGGGGTTGTATGCGATCTATCCGAAACCCAATACCAGCAAAGCCGATCCAGAGCATCGGATTTATCCCTATCTGCTGCGAGGATTAGCCATTACGAATGCGAATCAGGTCTGGTGTACCGACATTACCTATCTTCCAGGCGCGAAGGGACACTTTTACCTGGTAGCAGTGATGGACTGGTACAGCCGCAAAGTCTTGTCATGGCGCATCTCAAACACGTTAGAAGTGGCGTTTTGTGTGGAGGCATTGGATGAAGCATTAGCGGGTTATCCCAAGCCAGAGATCTTTAACAGTGATCAAGGCGCACAGTTCACGGCGACAGCGTTCATCGATTGTCTCCAAGCAGCTCAAATCAACATCAGCATGGATGGGCGAGGCAGATGTCATGACAACATTTTCATTGAGCGATTATGGCGGAGTTTGAAGTATGAGTTGATTTATCTCAAGTCATTCGAGAATGGACAGCATTTGAATCAAGAAGTGAAACACTGGTTTCAATGGTACAATCAAGTCAGACCACATCAAGGATTAGAATACAAGACACCGAATCAAGTGTATTGTAGTAGTCTAAAGAATGTGAACATGAAAGAAGCAAAAGCGTGA
- a CDS encoding rhodanese-like domain-containing protein: MSKVEDAIEKAKEILPNVTPTPPGLKAESSVHDLKSRLEWGEPGLTIIDVRDREIFNSGHIMGAICFPMNEVVELTKSNYEANRDIYVYGASDQETSEAAKLLRQAGFKNIAELKGGLEAWKEVAGSTEGIDETRAEPGKNAYNVVDNVKNHFERQEIDFEKP; the protein is encoded by the coding sequence ATGTCTAAAGTAGAAGATGCAATTGAAAAAGCTAAAGAAATTCTGCCAAACGTTACCCCGACTCCCCCTGGATTGAAGGCAGAATCTTCGGTTCATGATTTGAAGTCTCGTCTGGAATGGGGCGAACCTGGATTAACGATTATTGATGTCCGCGATCGCGAAATCTTCAACTCCGGACACATCATGGGTGCGATTTGTTTTCCGATGAATGAAGTGGTCGAACTGACCAAGAGCAACTACGAAGCCAATCGCGACATCTATGTTTACGGTGCAAGTGATCAAGAGACGAGTGAAGCTGCAAAACTGCTGCGTCAAGCTGGTTTCAAGAACATTGCTGAACTCAAAGGCGGCTTAGAAGCTTGGAAGGAAGTTGCGGGTTCGACCGAAGGCATTGATGAAACTCGTGCAGAGCCGGGCAAGAATGCGTACAACGTGGTTGACAACGTGAAGAACCACTTTGAGCGTCAAGAAATCGACTTTGAAAAACCATAG
- a CDS encoding lipase family protein produces MTKLNRRRLLVGSMTASFSASIVAQSAQAQTDDGTIEALFGADDSPTTRKDLSGQITLSPTIAYDRAISRILIQCSQIGMEQFEQKRRDPQFNGAIRSLPSYSDRLDRYTQIATFNVRLDATTTLLRNLSPIGNRITQRIVKPTQAFIGFALTTSEHNLIVFRGTSNPKEWIANFQATQSDYLQAGTKRGRVHTGFLRLYEQLSEQVRQVANQLNPALPCFVVGHSLGGALATLATADLAQNSKLKNQLRLYSYAAPRVGDRAFVQYLNTIAPNNYRIINLADIVPMVPPSNLRNQEYHHAGQEWVFLDYAGGEMGTSHAVSLYRGQLVSRLKQISFQAFQRTAAERPTSFIF; encoded by the coding sequence ATGACTAAACTCAATCGACGCAGGCTTTTAGTAGGCAGCATGACAGCTAGTTTCTCAGCAAGTATCGTCGCCCAATCTGCACAAGCACAAACCGATGATGGAACAATCGAAGCCCTATTTGGTGCAGATGATAGTCCAACCACTCGGAAAGATCTAAGCGGTCAAATCACTCTTTCACCTACGATCGCTTACGATCGCGCAATCTCCAGAATCTTGATTCAGTGCAGTCAAATCGGGATGGAACAGTTCGAGCAAAAACGGCGCGATCCCCAGTTTAATGGTGCAATTCGCAGTCTACCCAGTTATAGCGATCGACTCGATCGATACACTCAAATCGCGACCTTCAATGTTCGCTTGGATGCTACAACTACTTTATTGAGAAATCTTAGTCCGATAGGCAATCGAATTACTCAGCGAATTGTAAAGCCAACCCAAGCTTTTATCGGATTTGCCCTGACGACCTCTGAACATAATCTGATTGTTTTCCGGGGAACCTCTAACCCGAAAGAATGGATTGCTAACTTTCAAGCAACCCAGAGCGATTATCTACAAGCTGGAACGAAACGAGGTAGAGTTCATACCGGCTTTCTGCGGCTTTATGAGCAACTTTCAGAGCAAGTCCGCCAAGTTGCAAATCAACTGAATCCAGCATTACCTTGTTTCGTCGTTGGGCATAGTCTAGGGGGAGCATTGGCAACACTCGCAACAGCAGATTTAGCTCAAAATTCTAAGCTCAAAAATCAACTTCGTCTGTACAGCTATGCGGCTCCGAGAGTGGGCGATCGCGCTTTTGTGCAATATCTCAATACGATCGCGCCAAATAACTATCGAATCATCAATCTTGCTGATATTGTGCCGATGGTTCCTCCTTCCAATCTGCGAAATCAGGAATATCACCACGCTGGACAAGAATGGGTGTTTTTAGACTATGCGGGCGGCGAGATGGGGACTAGCCACGCTGTATCCCTTTATCGAGGTCAATTGGTCAGCAGGTTGAAACAAATCAGCTTCCAAGCTTTCCAACGAACTGCCGCTGAGCGTCCTACAAGTTTCATATTTTAA
- the trpB gene encoding tryptophan synthase subunit beta produces the protein MTPLPPNRSVSIENRPDALGRFGKFGGKYVPETLMPALAELEAAYKQYSQDSAFQAELQGLLKDYVGRPSPLYFAQRLTEHYAKPDGTGAQIYLKREDLNHTGAHKINNAIAQALLAKRMGKQRVIAETGAGQHGVATATACARFGLDCVVYMGVHDMERQALNVFRMRLMGAEVRPVAAGTGTLKDATSEAIRDWVTNVETTHYILGSVAGPHPYPMIVRDFHAIIGQETRAQCQEKWGGLPDILLACVGGGSNAMGLFHEFVEESNVRMIGVEAAGHGVETDKHAATLTKGRVGVLHGAMSYLLQDEDGQVIEPHSVSAGLDYPGVGPEHSYLMEAGRAEYYAVTDEQALAAFQKLSRLEGIIPALETAHAIAYLDALCPQLSGSPRIVINCSGRGDKDVLSVSKILNP, from the coding sequence ATTACTCCGCTTCCCCCCAATCGTTCTGTTTCAATCGAAAACCGCCCCGATGCGCTCGGCAGATTCGGCAAATTTGGTGGTAAATATGTCCCTGAAACATTGATGCCTGCTCTAGCAGAACTCGAAGCCGCTTACAAACAGTACAGTCAAGATTCAGCCTTTCAAGCAGAACTGCAAGGGCTTCTGAAAGATTACGTCGGTCGTCCGAGTCCGCTCTATTTTGCCCAAAGACTGACCGAGCATTATGCAAAACCGGATGGAACGGGCGCACAGATTTATCTCAAGCGCGAAGATTTGAATCATACAGGAGCGCACAAGATCAATAACGCGATCGCTCAAGCTCTCTTAGCAAAACGTATGGGCAAACAGCGCGTGATTGCTGAAACCGGAGCGGGACAGCATGGAGTCGCGACTGCCACCGCTTGCGCTCGATTTGGCTTAGATTGCGTCGTGTACATGGGCGTTCACGATATGGAGCGGCAAGCGCTCAACGTATTTAGAATGCGCTTGATGGGTGCGGAAGTGCGTCCTGTTGCGGCTGGAACCGGAACGCTCAAAGATGCGACCTCCGAAGCGATTCGCGACTGGGTGACGAATGTTGAAACGACGCATTACATTCTCGGCTCAGTGGCGGGACCGCATCCGTATCCGATGATTGTGCGCGATTTCCATGCCATTATCGGTCAAGAAACCCGCGCTCAATGTCAGGAAAAATGGGGCGGCTTGCCGGATATTCTCTTAGCCTGCGTCGGTGGTGGCTCGAATGCAATGGGACTGTTTCATGAATTTGTGGAAGAATCCAATGTGCGGATGATCGGAGTCGAAGCGGCTGGACATGGTGTGGAAACGGATAAGCACGCGGCAACCTTGACCAAAGGACGAGTTGGAGTCCTTCACGGTGCAATGAGTTATTTATTGCAAGATGAAGATGGACAGGTGATCGAGCCGCATTCGGTGAGTGCGGGTCTGGACTATCCGGGAGTGGGTCCTGAGCATAGTTATCTGATGGAAGCAGGACGAGCGGAATACTATGCGGTCACGGATGAGCAAGCATTAGCGGCGTTCCAGAAGCTGTCTCGGCTAGAGGGAATTATTCCCGCGCTGGAAACCGCTCATGCGATCGCATATCTCGATGCGCTTTGCCCGCAGCTTTCCGGGAGTCCTCGGATTGTGATCAACTGTTCAGGACGCGGTGACAAAGATGTCTTAAGCGTCTCGAAAATTCTCAATCCCTAA
- a CDS encoding HdeD family acid-resistance protein, protein MNPDLQLDVNVKKSTGWVIALSIALIILGIVAIVLPGIASAFFTLMIGWITLISGGVMIVQSFQSKPVRGFWLNLLVGIFYAIAGCYILFNLGSALLALTFAFGVLFIVEGIYTIIMAFTNRAGHRMSWLVALNGIVTLILGIMVLNRFPFSAIWLIGLYVGISLLMSGISLLVAALAVRQSVARTAL, encoded by the coding sequence ATGAATCCAGATCTTCAGCTTGATGTCAACGTCAAGAAATCAACCGGTTGGGTCATTGCTCTGAGTATTGCTCTGATCATTCTTGGAATTGTTGCGATCGTTTTACCAGGGATCGCTTCAGCATTTTTCACCCTGATGATCGGCTGGATTACGCTGATTAGTGGCGGTGTGATGATTGTTCAATCGTTTCAATCAAAGCCTGTTCGAGGATTTTGGCTCAATCTATTAGTAGGAATCTTTTACGCGATCGCAGGCTGCTACATCTTATTTAATTTAGGTTCCGCATTGCTGGCATTAACTTTCGCCTTCGGTGTGCTGTTTATTGTCGAAGGAATCTACACCATCATCATGGCATTTACGAATCGAGCAGGTCATCGCATGTCCTGGCTGGTTGCATTAAACGGAATTGTAACTCTGATTCTCGGCATCATGGTGCTGAATCGCTTTCCGTTTAGTGCAATTTGGTTGATCGGTCTGTATGTCGGAATTAGCTTGCTCATGAGTGGTATCTCTCTGCTGGTTGCGGCTCTCGCAGTCCGTCAATCTGTTGCCAGAACCGCTTTGTAG
- a CDS encoding alpha/beta hydrolase: MLSKWLRRTLMVGLGAGVFSYATPTLAAERVILKYGIFQETFSVEDMQKFVETGQLVPVRQFQLRLAGADPEALRGFLNQPVNVNFLTLDRTLNTLPGELLLHQLGQVIYNRRRVEPVQSLRSAIVLSAKDD, encoded by the coding sequence ATGTTATCAAAGTGGCTTAGACGAACTCTAATGGTGGGATTGGGTGCTGGAGTCTTCAGTTACGCGACTCCAACGCTTGCCGCTGAACGAGTCATCTTGAAATATGGAATTTTTCAAGAAACCTTTTCGGTTGAAGATATGCAAAAATTCGTTGAAACAGGTCAGTTAGTACCTGTACGACAGTTTCAACTTAGACTAGCTGGAGCCGATCCAGAAGCTCTACGAGGATTTCTTAATCAACCAGTGAACGTCAACTTTCTCACCTTAGATCGAACTCTGAACACGCTACCGGGTGAGCTTCTATTACATCAACTCGGACAAGTGATTTACAATCGTCGTCGCGTTGAACCCGTACAGTCGTTGAGATCTGCGATCGTACTTTCTGCAAAAGATGACTGA
- a CDS encoding DUF3611 family protein yields MFNFSDSEAPSQTPRQIARSFRWLGWIGFGLQCALGFIPILVVVANVLFQPGRQQTGRLSLGLWMAIACLFILLFSIYWCFRYTLLARKLEDRDLRPAKSEVIRDLRIGIVVNVASMSIALLIALFRVGELTIRMLTLPQGATVVTPNQVGTTVGSAGTLITPSNMIAIQAMVNTIAAGLIGLVVTMLLLYQVRQHRSSYID; encoded by the coding sequence ATGTTCAACTTCTCTGATTCTGAAGCACCAAGCCAAACGCCTCGCCAGATTGCTCGTTCTTTTCGCTGGTTGGGTTGGATTGGCTTTGGCTTGCAGTGTGCGCTAGGATTCATTCCCATTCTGGTCGTGGTTGCGAATGTGCTGTTTCAGCCTGGAAGACAGCAAACCGGGAGGCTCTCATTAGGCTTGTGGATGGCGATCGCGTGCTTGTTCATTCTACTGTTTAGTATCTATTGGTGTTTTCGCTACACGCTACTCGCTCGTAAGCTAGAAGACCGCGATCTGCGCCCTGCTAAATCCGAAGTCATTCGAGATTTAAGGATCGGGATTGTTGTGAATGTCGCGAGTATGTCGATCGCGCTATTAATTGCCCTATTTCGAGTCGGAGAACTCACGATCAGGATGCTAACTTTGCCTCAAGGTGCAACCGTTGTTACTCCCAATCAGGTGGGTACGACTGTTGGATCAGCAGGCACATTGATCACACCCTCAAATATGATTGCAATTCAAGCGATGGTGAATACGATCGCCGCTGGATTGATTGGGCTAGTGGTCACGATGCTGCTCCTTTACCAAGTTCGCCAGCATCGAAGTTCTTATATTGACTAG
- a CDS encoding DUF937 domain-containing protein, whose protein sequence is MSAVANPQQQASTNQLGSILGVAQQVAGNQGIDSNTTQTVMSLLGGYVRSSLQNQQASQGSGHVQSLVNQFSGLGSNPQAVSALFPGGAQQQVSENIAQQTGLNAGTIQSMLPVLVPLVLNLLQSGSAQQGGQSAGNPVLNAFLDADRDGDVDVGDVMGMAGQFLNQQR, encoded by the coding sequence ATGAGTGCGGTCGCTAATCCGCAACAGCAAGCCTCGACAAATCAACTCGGCAGCATCTTAGGAGTTGCTCAGCAAGTGGCTGGCAACCAAGGCATCGACTCGAACACCACTCAAACGGTGATGTCACTCCTAGGCGGTTACGTCCGCTCATCGCTGCAAAATCAGCAAGCCAGTCAGGGCAGCGGTCATGTTCAATCCCTCGTGAATCAATTCTCTGGACTGGGCAGCAATCCACAAGCCGTCAGCGCTCTTTTTCCCGGAGGCGCACAGCAACAGGTTTCTGAAAATATCGCACAGCAAACCGGATTGAATGCTGGAACAATTCAATCGATGCTGCCTGTTCTCGTGCCGCTCGTTCTCAATCTGCTCCAAAGCGGATCAGCACAGCAAGGCGGTCAATCCGCTGGAAATCCAGTGTTGAACGCTTTTCTCGATGCCGATCGCGATGGTGATGTGGATGTCGGCGATGTGATGGGGATGGCTGGGCAATTTCTCAACCAACAGCGATAA
- a CDS encoding GTP-binding protein, translating to MRLSRLITLVVGVAVILGLVIWLIDSITRLSWAIANPFLANLVIFLVIVLLGVLIAAFTYYFFWLPSRSRRRKRMPPPNVSEVKTEAAQENLQAVRQQVAQIQDEIARRELIARSKQIEQDLARREFRLVIFGTGSSGKTSLVNALIGQIVGKVGAPMGTTEAGATYRMKLQGVDREVIITDTPGILEAGVAGTERETLARRLATEADLIVFVLDNDLRQSEYEPLQALTQIGKRSIVVLNKADLYVQEDLEAILARLRERVRGTVALDDVVAIAANPPRMQTETGEWLYPDPEITDLIDRIVHILRTEGEDLLADNILIQSQRLGEEARRLIDEQRHKQAEKLVDRYQWIGAGVIAATPIPVVDLLATAAVNAQMVVEIGRIYGCEITIDHAREMAISLTKTLVGLGIVRGAIEIATTALQVSVAGLIAGRAIQGVSAAYLTRIAGRSFIEYFRNNQSWGDGGITEVVQKQFQLNRRDEFIKTFMQDAVTRVIRPLQLEMKAEYEPEPLEELRMPEYEELPRAKEDTIDDWK from the coding sequence ATGCGCTTATCTCGACTGATTACGCTGGTGGTGGGTGTTGCAGTAATTTTGGGGTTGGTGATTTGGCTGATCGATTCGATCACCAGATTGAGTTGGGCGATCGCGAATCCGTTTTTGGCGAATTTAGTGATTTTTCTGGTGATTGTGCTGCTGGGTGTGTTGATTGCAGCCTTTACCTACTACTTTTTCTGGTTGCCGAGTCGATCGAGACGACGGAAGCGAATGCCGCCTCCAAACGTTTCAGAAGTGAAAACGGAAGCCGCTCAGGAGAATTTGCAAGCGGTTCGGCAACAAGTGGCGCAGATTCAAGATGAGATTGCCCGACGGGAATTGATTGCACGATCGAAACAAATCGAGCAAGATCTGGCGCGTCGAGAATTTCGTCTAGTCATTTTTGGAACGGGATCATCTGGAAAAACTTCGCTCGTGAATGCGCTGATAGGGCAAATTGTCGGGAAAGTGGGCGCACCGATGGGAACGACTGAAGCGGGCGCGACTTACCGGATGAAATTGCAGGGAGTCGATCGAGAAGTCATCATCACCGATACACCCGGAATTTTAGAAGCCGGAGTCGCGGGAACCGAGCGGGAAACACTAGCGCGACGATTGGCGACTGAGGCAGATTTGATTGTATTCGTGTTAGATAACGATTTGCGGCAGTCGGAATATGAGCCATTGCAGGCATTAACGCAGATTGGCAAGCGATCGATTGTGGTTTTGAACAAAGCGGATCTCTATGTTCAGGAAGATTTAGAGGCGATTTTGGCACGATTGCGGGAACGAGTGCGGGGAACGGTCGCGCTTGATGATGTCGTTGCGATCGCGGCAAATCCTCCGAGAATGCAAACCGAAACCGGAGAATGGCTTTATCCTGATCCAGAAATTACGGATTTAATCGATCGGATTGTTCATATTCTCAGGACTGAAGGCGAAGATTTGCTTGCAGACAATATCTTGATTCAGTCTCAGCGATTGGGCGAAGAAGCGCGGCGATTGATCGATGAACAGCGACACAAACAAGCGGAAAAATTAGTCGATCGCTATCAGTGGATCGGGGCAGGCGTGATTGCAGCGACTCCGATCCCGGTTGTGGATTTGTTAGCGACAGCAGCGGTGAACGCTCAAATGGTCGTGGAGATTGGGCGAATTTATGGGTGTGAAATTACGATCGACCATGCGCGTGAAATGGCGATTTCATTGACGAAAACGCTCGTAGGATTGGGTATTGTGCGGGGTGCGATCGAGATTGCTACAACTGCCTTACAAGTTAGTGTGGCGGGATTGATCGCAGGTCGAGCCATTCAGGGTGTCAGTGCGGCTTATTTGACTCGAATCGCTGGCAGAAGCTTTATCGAATATTTCCGCAATAATCAAAGCTGGGGGGATGGTGGCATTACTGAAGTCGTGCAGAAACAATTTCAACTGAATCGGCGCGATGAATTTATCAAAACGTTTATGCAGGACGCTGTGACTCGTGTGATTCGACCGTTGCAGCTTGAGATGAAAGCAGAATACGAGCCAGAACCGTTAGAAGAATTGAGAATGCCGGAATATGAGGAACTTCCGAGAGCAAAGGAAGATACGATCGACGACTGGAAGTAA
- a CDS encoding M23 family metallopeptidase — protein MFLTKRFTLIGIAIALLLVFSRPSHALQAQITPQSPALGDTIAVITQAQTAPTISFNGKNYPAFDLGNNRYRTLLPTTPLDRPGRLSIQIAAGTDTQTIPVTLRNRSFPTQSIWLPPGKDSNGDDAEFDRIDAFKAIVSPEKLWSGKFARPSSGEVTSGYGIRRYYNGVFAKDYYHRGIDYAGGYGSAIVAPAAGRVVLVGRESQGFRVHGNCVGLDHGQGVESIYIHMSRIDVKEGDLVKPGQRIGAIGSTGSATGPHLHWGVFVHGAAVDPTPWRTKTFE, from the coding sequence GTGTTCCTGACTAAACGTTTTACCCTCATTGGAATTGCCATTGCGCTCCTCCTCGTTTTCTCTAGACCCTCTCACGCGCTCCAAGCTCAAATTACGCCCCAATCTCCCGCGCTTGGAGACACGATCGCAGTCATTACTCAAGCTCAAACTGCTCCAACCATTAGCTTTAATGGTAAGAATTATCCAGCATTCGATTTAGGCAATAATCGCTACCGCACTCTTTTACCGACCACACCGCTTGATCGTCCCGGTCGTCTCTCAATTCAAATCGCCGCTGGAACCGATACCCAAACAATCCCAGTCACCTTGCGAAATCGATCGTTTCCGACTCAAAGCATTTGGCTACCACCCGGAAAAGATAGTAACGGCGACGATGCAGAGTTCGATCGCATTGATGCGTTTAAAGCGATCGTGTCTCCTGAAAAGCTTTGGTCAGGAAAATTCGCTCGTCCAAGTAGTGGTGAAGTTACTTCTGGGTATGGCATTCGGCGCTATTACAATGGTGTGTTTGCAAAAGACTACTATCATCGAGGCATTGATTATGCAGGGGGATATGGATCAGCGATCGTGGCTCCCGCGGCGGGTCGAGTCGTTTTAGTAGGACGTGAATCTCAAGGCTTTCGAGTGCATGGAAACTGTGTTGGACTCGATCACGGTCAGGGAGTCGAATCAATCTACATTCACATGAGCCGGATTGATGTGAAAGAAGGTGATCTTGTCAAACCGGGACAGCGAATTGGCGCGATCGGATCAACTGGATCTGCAACCGGACCGCACTTGCACTGGGGCGTATTCGTTCACGGAGCCGCTGTTGATCCGACTCCTTGGCGCACAAAAACATTTGAATAA